A genome region from Mauremys reevesii isolate NIE-2019 linkage group 12, ASM1616193v1, whole genome shotgun sequence includes the following:
- the RBM7 gene encoding RNA-binding protein 7 isoform X2, translating into MGAAAAEANRTLFVGNLDPRVTEELIFELFHQAGPVIKVKIPKDRDGKPKQFAFVNFKHEESVPYGMSLLNGIKLFGRPIKIQFRSGSSHASQDGNSSYSQHGTANTSPSSTPHSTPNSNRYDRSTDNTLATGFTSVQMLQRSFSSPDNLQRQVMNSGTWQQSQYSGKYGSPHSDQSTYTSPGQQQSHSFNQSSGSQMQRRPDGSSAQRKNRLNSHPYHMDSRHFNREQRFGDYGSDHHYRGNRDEYSYEDRSPHDPGSDHYSRGNRDEYCYEDRSHDGWSHDYNRRENYRDGKWRPSRH; encoded by the exons ATGGGCGCAGCGGCGGCCGAGGCCAACCGGACCCTGTTCGTGGGGAACCTGGACCCCCGGGTGACGGAGGAGCTGATCTTCGAGCTCTTCCACCAG GCAGGTCCAGTAATTAAAGTTAAAATACCTAAGGATAGAGATGGTAAACCAAAGCAATTTGCATTTGTGAATTTCAAACACGAAGAATCTGTCCCTTATGGAATGAGTCTGCTTAATGGGATCAAACTTTTTGGAAGGCCCATCAAAATTCAATTCCGATCAG GGAGTAGTCATGCATCTCAAGATGGCAATTCATCTTATTCCCAGCATGGAACCGCTAATACAAGTCCTTCCAGCACACCACATTCAACACCAAATTCCAACAG ATATGATAGGAGCACAGATAACACGTTAGCAACAGGATTCACATCCGTGCAGATGCTCCAGAGGTCTTTCTCATCTCCTGATAACCTTCAGAGACAAGTG atgaACAGTGGTACATGGCAGCAGTCACAATACAGTGGAAAGTATGGTTCTCCGCATTCAGATCAGTCCACTTATACCTCACCGGGGCAGCAGCAGAGTCATTCATTTAATCAGTCTTCAGGCTCACAAATGCAGCGTCGTCCAGATGGATCATCAGCACAGCGCAAGAACAGGCTGAACTCCCATCCTTATCATATGGACAGCAGACATTTTAACCGTGAGCAGCGTTTTGGAGACTACGGATCTGATCATCATTATAGGGGGAACAGAGATGAGTACAGCTATGAAGACAGAAGTCCTCATGACCCTGGATCTGATCATTACTCCAGAGGGAACAGGGATGAGTACTGCTATGAAGACAGGAGCCATGATGGCTGGAGTCATGACTATAACAGAAGAGAGAACTACAGAGATGGCAAATGGCGTCCATCCCGGCATTAG
- the REXO2 gene encoding oligoribonuclease, mitochondrial translates to MRAWLLGSAGRRLLAALGAGVPDGAAMAGGSMGQRMVWVDLEMTGLDIEKDQIIEMACLITDSDLNILAEGPNLIINQPDELLDGMSEWCKEHHGKSGLTKAVKESTISLQQAEYEFLSFVRQQTPPGLCPLAGNSVHADKKFLDKYMPQFMRHLHYRIIDVSTVKELCRRWYPEEFEFAPKKVASHRALDDIRESIKELQFYRNSIFKRKTDEKKRKLIENGESDKTVS, encoded by the exons ATGCGTGCCTGGTTGCTGGGCTCAGCCGGGCGCCGGCTGCTGGCGGCACTGGGAGCCGGGGTCCCGGACGGAGCGGCCATGGCggggggcagcatggggcagaggaTGGTCTGGGTGGATCTGGAG ATGACCGGACTGGACATAGAGAAGGACCAGATCATTGAGATGGCTTGTCTCATAACTGATTCTGATTTAAACATTTTGGCTGAG GGTCCCAACCTGATTATAAACCAGCCAGATGAGTTGCTGGATGGCATGTCAGAATGGTGTAAAGAGCATCATGGGAAG TCTGGCCTTACTAAGGCAGTGAAAGAAAGTACAATTTCATTGCAGCAAGCAGAGTATGAATTTCTGTCCTTTGTTCGACAGCAAACACCCCCCGGCCTCTGTCCTCTTGCAG GAAACTCTGTTCATGCAGATAAGAAGTTTCTTGACAAATATATGCCTCAGTTCATGAGGCACCTTCATTACAGGATAATTGATGTGAGCACTGTCAAAGAACTTTGCAG GCGCTGGTATCCAGAAGAATTTGAATTTGCACCAAAGAAGGTGGCTTCTCATAG AGCACTCGATGACATCAGGGAAAGCATCAAAGAACTTCAGTTTTACAGAAATAGCATCTTCAAGAGGAAAAcagatgaaaagaaaagaaaattaatagAAAATGGAGAAAGTGATAAAACTGTGAGCTGA
- the RBM7 gene encoding RNA-binding protein 7 isoform X3, which translates to MHDRRLRSRSGPVRGDGRSGGRGQPDPVRGEPGPPGDGGADLRALPPGSSHASQDGNSSYSQHGTANTSPSSTPHSTPNSNSRYDRSTDNTLATGFTSVQMLQRSFSSPDNLQRQVMNSGTWQQSQYSGKYGSPHSDQSTYTSPGQQQSHSFNQSSGSQMQRRPDGSSAQRKNRLNSHPYHMDSRHFNREQRFGDYGSDHHYRGNRDEYSYEDRSPHDPGSDHYSRGNRDEYCYEDRSHDGWSHDYNRRENYRDGKWRPSRH; encoded by the exons ATGCACGACCGGCGCCTGCGCAGTAGGTCGGGGCCCGTGCGTGGAGATGGGCGCAGCGGCGGCCGAGGCCAACCGGACCCTGTTCGTGGGGAACCTGGACCCCCGGGTGACGGAGGAGCTGATCTTCGAGCTCTTCCACCAG GGAGTAGTCATGCATCTCAAGATGGCAATTCATCTTATTCCCAGCATGGAACCGCTAATACAAGTCCTTCCAGCACACCACATTCAACACCAAATTCCAACAG CAGATATGATAGGAGCACAGATAACACGTTAGCAACAGGATTCACATCCGTGCAGATGCTCCAGAGGTCTTTCTCATCTCCTGATAACCTTCAGAGACAAGTG atgaACAGTGGTACATGGCAGCAGTCACAATACAGTGGAAAGTATGGTTCTCCGCATTCAGATCAGTCCACTTATACCTCACCGGGGCAGCAGCAGAGTCATTCATTTAATCAGTCTTCAGGCTCACAAATGCAGCGTCGTCCAGATGGATCATCAGCACAGCGCAAGAACAGGCTGAACTCCCATCCTTATCATATGGACAGCAGACATTTTAACCGTGAGCAGCGTTTTGGAGACTACGGATCTGATCATCATTATAGGGGGAACAGAGATGAGTACAGCTATGAAGACAGAAGTCCTCATGACCCTGGATCTGATCATTACTCCAGAGGGAACAGGGATGAGTACTGCTATGAAGACAGGAGCCATGATGGCTGGAGTCATGACTATAACAGAAGAGAGAACTACAGAGATGGCAAATGGCGTCCATCCCGGCATTAG
- the RBM7 gene encoding RNA-binding protein 7 isoform X1, whose protein sequence is MGAAAAEANRTLFVGNLDPRVTEELIFELFHQAGPVIKVKIPKDRDGKPKQFAFVNFKHEESVPYGMSLLNGIKLFGRPIKIQFRSGSSHASQDGNSSYSQHGTANTSPSSTPHSTPNSNSRYDRSTDNTLATGFTSVQMLQRSFSSPDNLQRQVMNSGTWQQSQYSGKYGSPHSDQSTYTSPGQQQSHSFNQSSGSQMQRRPDGSSAQRKNRLNSHPYHMDSRHFNREQRFGDYGSDHHYRGNRDEYSYEDRSPHDPGSDHYSRGNRDEYCYEDRSHDGWSHDYNRRENYRDGKWRPSRH, encoded by the exons ATGGGCGCAGCGGCGGCCGAGGCCAACCGGACCCTGTTCGTGGGGAACCTGGACCCCCGGGTGACGGAGGAGCTGATCTTCGAGCTCTTCCACCAG GCAGGTCCAGTAATTAAAGTTAAAATACCTAAGGATAGAGATGGTAAACCAAAGCAATTTGCATTTGTGAATTTCAAACACGAAGAATCTGTCCCTTATGGAATGAGTCTGCTTAATGGGATCAAACTTTTTGGAAGGCCCATCAAAATTCAATTCCGATCAG GGAGTAGTCATGCATCTCAAGATGGCAATTCATCTTATTCCCAGCATGGAACCGCTAATACAAGTCCTTCCAGCACACCACATTCAACACCAAATTCCAACAG CAGATATGATAGGAGCACAGATAACACGTTAGCAACAGGATTCACATCCGTGCAGATGCTCCAGAGGTCTTTCTCATCTCCTGATAACCTTCAGAGACAAGTG atgaACAGTGGTACATGGCAGCAGTCACAATACAGTGGAAAGTATGGTTCTCCGCATTCAGATCAGTCCACTTATACCTCACCGGGGCAGCAGCAGAGTCATTCATTTAATCAGTCTTCAGGCTCACAAATGCAGCGTCGTCCAGATGGATCATCAGCACAGCGCAAGAACAGGCTGAACTCCCATCCTTATCATATGGACAGCAGACATTTTAACCGTGAGCAGCGTTTTGGAGACTACGGATCTGATCATCATTATAGGGGGAACAGAGATGAGTACAGCTATGAAGACAGAAGTCCTCATGACCCTGGATCTGATCATTACTCCAGAGGGAACAGGGATGAGTACTGCTATGAAGACAGGAGCCATGATGGCTGGAGTCATGACTATAACAGAAGAGAGAACTACAGAGATGGCAAATGGCGTCCATCCCGGCATTAG
- the NXPE1 gene encoding LOW QUALITY PROTEIN: NXPE family member 1 (The sequence of the model RefSeq protein was modified relative to this genomic sequence to represent the inferred CDS: inserted 3 bases in 3 codons; deleted 1 base in 1 codon; substituted 4 bases at 4 genomic stop codons), with protein MRLKNGKRKKYGADLLXARIYLFKLQARVSEHIDDYNNXVNFTXFWEGRVAVSLLLIHPSKGQFLSCREHGQKGMKKIPFVVLIASGTLAVHTECGLNLTTKAELCQWLDQRDPEAFSCIKPHNGPCEAFTYLKTAKSQIHISASLKVFEHDWNGWFKTHVAMDKERKIEIQXEIRGHPFVCLSHSFPXKDDITKHEINRLVGQKDMAIKLGLHFSSFPIDAFIRRVIDVHKAIPRLLLRXPDPKVIIKAENTKEMHIDMEQFSDIHEYVEYMAMADIFQQLKVGIIDAWSMTIAYATXIHPPDHVVGNQINKPKTNHQSRKCQGDAHSSRAIWGFWLCTQYLEMKAVFQCLNIGVPDSWALTIGYATTSVHTPDHVVRNQMNMFNIHLLNNTLAYLWVSMDLWSHRQVKWQQHPLLMPDPKSSEVHGLI; from the exons GCAAAAGGAAGAAATATGGAGCAGATTTGTTGTGAGCaagaatatatttatttaaactcCAGGCCAGAGTGTCTGAACACATTGATGATTATAACA TGGTTAATTTCACTTGATTTTGGGAGGGCAGAGTTGCAGTTTCCCTCTTGCTCATCCAC CCCAGTAAAGGACAATTTCTGTCCTGCAGAGAGCATGGACAAAAGGGTATGAAAAAAATACCTTTCGTGGTTCTGATTGCCAGTGGAACATTGGCTGTTCACACTGAATGTGGTCTTAATCTAACTACAAAGGCTGAATTATGTCAATGGCTAGACCAAAGAGATCCAGAGGCATTCTCCTGTATTAAACCTCACAATGGGCCTTGTGAGGCTTTTACCTACCTGAAGACAGCAAAAAGCCAGATTCATATCTCAGC CTCTCTGAAGGTCTTTGAGCACGACTGGAATGGATGGTTCAAGACCCATGTGGCAATGGATAAGGAGAGGAAGATTGAAATTCAGTGAGAGATTCGTGGGCACCCCTTTGTGTGTCTTTCTCATTCTTTTCCATAAAAAGATGACATCACCAAACATGAAATCAACAGGTTAGTGGGACAGAAAGACATGGCCATAAAGCTGGGCCTGCACTTTAGCTCCTTCCCTATTGATGCTTTCATCAGGAGGGTGATCGATGTTCACAAAGCCATCCCACGCCTTCTACTTA TCCCTGACCCAAAAGTAATCATCAAAGCAGAAAACACCAAGGAGATGCATATAGACATGGAGCAATTCAGTGACATTCATGAATATGTCGAATATATGGCAATGGCAGATATTTTTCAGCAG CTGAAGGTGGGTATCATTGATGCCTGGTCTATGACTATAGCATATGCCA AAATTCACCCACCAGATCATGTGGTTGGGAACCAGATCAAT AAGCCTAAAACTAATCATCAAAGCAGAAAGTGCCAGGGAGACGCACACAGCTCCAGAGCAATTTGGGGATTCTGGCTATGTACCCAATACCTGGAAATGAAGGCTGTTTTTCAGTGTCTAAACATTGGTGTCCCTGATTCCTGGGCTCTGACTATCGGCTATGCCACAACCAGTGTTCACACACCAGATCATGTTGTTAGGAATCAAATGAATATGTTTAACATACATCTGTTAAATAACACCCTAGCTTATTTATGGGTTAGCATGGACTTGTGGTCACATCGACAAGTTAAATGGCAGCAGCATCCTCTTCTAATGCCTGATCCAAAGAGCAGTGAAGTCCATGGACTCATTTAG
- the RBM7 gene encoding RNA-binding protein 7 isoform X4 translates to MHDRRLRSRSGPVRGDGRSGGRGQPDPVRGEPGPPGDGGADLRALPPGSSHASQDGNSSYSQHGTANTSPSSTPHSTPNSNRYDRSTDNTLATGFTSVQMLQRSFSSPDNLQRQVMNSGTWQQSQYSGKYGSPHSDQSTYTSPGQQQSHSFNQSSGSQMQRRPDGSSAQRKNRLNSHPYHMDSRHFNREQRFGDYGSDHHYRGNRDEYSYEDRSPHDPGSDHYSRGNRDEYCYEDRSHDGWSHDYNRRENYRDGKWRPSRH, encoded by the exons ATGCACGACCGGCGCCTGCGCAGTAGGTCGGGGCCCGTGCGTGGAGATGGGCGCAGCGGCGGCCGAGGCCAACCGGACCCTGTTCGTGGGGAACCTGGACCCCCGGGTGACGGAGGAGCTGATCTTCGAGCTCTTCCACCAG GGAGTAGTCATGCATCTCAAGATGGCAATTCATCTTATTCCCAGCATGGAACCGCTAATACAAGTCCTTCCAGCACACCACATTCAACACCAAATTCCAACAG ATATGATAGGAGCACAGATAACACGTTAGCAACAGGATTCACATCCGTGCAGATGCTCCAGAGGTCTTTCTCATCTCCTGATAACCTTCAGAGACAAGTG atgaACAGTGGTACATGGCAGCAGTCACAATACAGTGGAAAGTATGGTTCTCCGCATTCAGATCAGTCCACTTATACCTCACCGGGGCAGCAGCAGAGTCATTCATTTAATCAGTCTTCAGGCTCACAAATGCAGCGTCGTCCAGATGGATCATCAGCACAGCGCAAGAACAGGCTGAACTCCCATCCTTATCATATGGACAGCAGACATTTTAACCGTGAGCAGCGTTTTGGAGACTACGGATCTGATCATCATTATAGGGGGAACAGAGATGAGTACAGCTATGAAGACAGAAGTCCTCATGACCCTGGATCTGATCATTACTCCAGAGGGAACAGGGATGAGTACTGCTATGAAGACAGGAGCCATGATGGCTGGAGTCATGACTATAACAGAAGAGAGAACTACAGAGATGGCAAATGGCGTCCATCCCGGCATTAG